A genomic segment from Treponema sp. Marseille-Q3903 encodes:
- the rplO gene encoding 50S ribosomal protein L15, with the protein MAEYNPILSAPQGANKKPKRVGRGSSSGLGTTAGKGNKGQQSRSGGKTYVGFEGGQMPLYRRIARKGFSNYPFKKEYVCINVDLLCAKFEDGATVDKASLAKKGFISTKSAALVKILGNGDVTKKLNVIVDKVSETAKAKIEKAGGSVKVNEAETSAESAK; encoded by the coding sequence ATGGCAGAATATAATCCGATTCTTAGTGCTCCTCAGGGTGCTAATAAAAAACCAAAGAGAGTTGGTCGAGGTTCTTCTTCAGGACTTGGAACAACAGCCGGTAAAGGTAATAAAGGACAGCAGTCTCGTTCAGGTGGAAAAACTTATGTAGGTTTTGAAGGTGGACAGATGCCGTTGTACAGACGTATAGCTCGTAAAGGATTTTCAAACTATCCTTTTAAAAAAGAATACGTATGTATCAATGTAGATTTGCTTTGCGCAAAATTCGAAGATGGTGCAACAGTTGATAAGGCTTCGCTTGCAAAAAAAGGTTTTATTTCAACAAAAAGTGCCGCTCTTGTAAAGATTCTTGGAAACGGAGACGTTACAAAAAAATTGAACGTAATTGTTGACAAAGTATCTGAAACTGCTAAAGCAAAAATTGAAAAGGCTGGCGGTTCTGTAAAAGTAAATGAAGCAGAAACTTCTGCTGAAAGTGCAAAATAG
- a CDS encoding PilZ domain-containing protein, whose amino-acid sequence MSVATSHQISKYYDFHRDKEIVFTKANLKSLRVNPRQIYLKCAGGQWPCIINSSSLQKAKVIIGTSSGVYSLIVNKKEQHISVVYCFYDQNNEPVQFFVTSNVVDIQPYQGSKDLALLTLEFTQRPPDDLILKIGEFLEVNENFKTRKEERIGLNENSMRQLCIPKEESYIFIAGVPRKCIMKDISFGGARVMLVGVPKFLEGKTIDLRLYFTDTNEKVSLIGKILKADFLQGRKDISVVHIQFNQDEIPMSYKFHINSYITSYQKQLIEKQLNNQAAAQRAEQAAATKVAQQKQIADEKEELAAAQKAAMQANIKAMGNAFAAQPSRQVQQTPT is encoded by the coding sequence ATGAGTGTCGCGACAAGCCATCAAATTTCAAAATATTATGATTTTCATCGTGATAAAGAAATTGTATTTACAAAAGCAAATTTAAAATCTCTTCGAGTTAATCCACGTCAAATTTATTTGAAGTGTGCCGGTGGGCAATGGCCATGCATTATCAATTCTTCTTCTTTACAGAAAGCAAAAGTCATAATCGGAACTTCAAGCGGTGTCTATTCGCTTATTGTGAATAAAAAAGAACAGCACATCAGTGTTGTTTATTGTTTTTATGATCAGAATAATGAGCCTGTCCAGTTTTTTGTAACGAGCAATGTTGTAGACATTCAGCCTTATCAGGGGTCTAAAGATCTCGCATTGCTTACTTTGGAATTTACACAACGTCCGCCGGATGATTTGATATTAAAAATCGGCGAATTTCTTGAAGTAAATGAAAATTTTAAAACCCGGAAAGAAGAGCGAATTGGGCTCAATGAGAATTCTATGCGTCAGTTGTGTATTCCAAAGGAGGAGTCATATATATTCATCGCAGGAGTTCCGCGCAAATGCATAATGAAAGATATCTCGTTTGGCGGCGCCCGTGTTATGCTCGTAGGCGTGCCGAAATTTCTTGAAGGTAAAACTATAGATTTACGCCTTTATTTTACAGACACGAATGAAAAAGTATCTTTGATAGGCAAGATTCTCAAGGCAGATTTTCTTCAGGGACGTAAAGATATTTCTGTCGTCCATATTCAGTTTAATCAAGATGAAATTCCAATGTCGTACAAGTTTCATATAAATAGTTATATAACATCGTACCAAAAGCAACTGATAGAAAAACAGCTCAATAATCAGGCAGCGGCACAAAGAGCTGAGCAGGCTGCAGCGACTAAAGTCGCTCAACAAAAACAGATTGCCGACGAGAAAGAGGAACTGGCAGCTGCACAAAAAGCTGCAATGCAGGCAAATATTAAAGCAATGGGGAACGCTTTTGCCGCTCAACCGTCTCGCCAAGTACAACAGACTCCTACATAA
- the rpmJ gene encoding 50S ribosomal protein L36, producing MKVRTSVKPICDKCKVIKRNGIIRIICTNPKHKQRQG from the coding sequence ATGAAAGTACGAACCAGTGTAAAACCTATCTGTGACAAGTGTAAGGTTATCAAAAGAAATGGTATTATCCGTATCATTTGTACAAACCCAAAACACAAGCAGAGACAGGGCTAA
- the rplQ gene encoding 50S ribosomal protein L17 → MNHRNGFNPLSRTTAHRRAMSRNMVTSLFRYERITTTKSKALEVKKSAEKLITRAKEDTVHNRRETAKFIQDEKILNKLFTEIAPRMKERNGGYTRVLKLGYRQGDAADVVILELVDYKLETEKPAAEKKPAKKAEKVEGDAPKAKKTTANATKASTSGAKPKKTTAKKASEKKEETPAK, encoded by the coding sequence ATGAATCATAGAAATGGTTTTAATCCGCTTTCACGTACAACAGCACATCGTCGTGCTATGTCACGCAATATGGTAACATCGCTATTCAGATATGAGCGAATTACTACAACAAAATCAAAGGCTCTTGAGGTAAAGAAGTCAGCTGAAAAATTGATTACAAGAGCAAAAGAAGATACTGTTCACAATCGTCGTGAAACAGCTAAATTTATTCAGGATGAAAAAATCTTGAATAAACTCTTTACAGAAATCGCTCCAAGAATGAAAGAGCGCAACGGTGGTTACACAAGGGTTCTTAAGCTAGGGTATCGTCAGGGAGATGCTGCTGATGTTGTAATCCTTGAGTTGGTTGACTACAAGCTTGAAACTGAGAAACCGGCTGCAGAAAAGAAACCTGCAAAAAAGGCAGAGAAAGTTGAAGGTGATGCACCAAAAGCTAAAAAAACAACAGCTAATGCAACAAAAGCTTCAACTTCTGGAGCAAAGCCAAAAAAGACTACTGCAAAGAAAGCTTCTGAAAAGAAAGAAGAAACCCCAGCTAAATAA
- the rpsK gene encoding 30S ribosomal protein S11 produces MATVKKRKEKKSVYEGNVYIQATFNNTVVTVTDLKGNALSWASSGGLGFRGAKKSTPFAAQSVAETALQKAASYGLREVHVYVKGPGMGRENAIRSIGLMGLKVKSISDVTPIPHNGCRPRKTRRM; encoded by the coding sequence ATGGCTACCGTTAAGAAGCGAAAGGAAAAAAAGAGCGTATACGAAGGAAACGTTTATATCCAGGCTACGTTCAATAATACTGTCGTAACTGTAACTGACTTGAAAGGAAATGCCCTTTCGTGGGCTTCTTCAGGTGGACTGGGTTTTCGTGGAGCAAAAAAATCGACTCCATTTGCTGCTCAGTCTGTTGCGGAAACTGCATTGCAGAAAGCCGCAAGTTATGGATTGCGTGAAGTACACGTATATGTAAAAGGACCTGGGATGGGTCGTGAAAATGCTATACGTTCGATTGGTCTGATGGGATTGAAAGTAAAATCTATTTCTGATGTAACTCCAATACCTCACAATGGTTGTCGTCCTCGTAAGACACGACGTATGTAA
- the rpmD gene encoding 50S ribosomal protein L30 has protein sequence MAKAKQLKVTLIKSIIGQKPAKVASVRSLGLKKINSSNTLPDNDAVRGMVASVSHLVKVEEI, from the coding sequence ATGGCTAAAGCAAAACAGTTGAAAGTTACATTAATTAAAAGCATTATTGGTCAGAAACCTGCTAAAGTGGCATCGGTTCGCAGCCTTGGACTTAAGAAGATCAATTCTTCTAATACACTTCCTGACAACGACGCTGTTCGCGGTATGGTTGCTTCTGTATCTCACTTAGTTAAGGTTGAGGAGATCTAA
- a CDS encoding DUF192 domain-containing protein translates to MNFDIMKSIIVKKMCKLISIRRFFVVLLIIFSSCQFFCDSKLPEKTLTITRSDGTTATVYAEIAEKEKDQNCGYMGRKKIPDGTGMLFIFKKDQVLSFWMKNTPHPLSIAYIDSKGKIRDIFDMKPYSLAPITSTVSVRYALEVPQGWFKKNDINVGDIVSWE, encoded by the coding sequence ATGAACTTTGATATTATGAAATCAATCATTGTAAAAAAAATGTGTAAACTAATCTCAATCCGTAGATTTTTTGTTGTTTTACTGATTATTTTTTCAAGTTGTCAATTTTTTTGCGATTCAAAACTTCCCGAAAAGACATTGACAATAACACGGTCTGATGGGACTACCGCAACCGTATATGCCGAGATTGCAGAAAAAGAAAAAGACCAAAACTGTGGTTATATGGGACGAAAAAAAATTCCTGATGGAACTGGAATGCTTTTTATATTCAAAAAAGACCAAGTTCTTTCTTTTTGGATGAAAAACACTCCGCATCCTCTGTCAATCGCATATATAGATTCAAAAGGGAAGATTCGTGATATTTTTGACATGAAGCCGTACAGCCTCGCACCTATCACTAGCACAGTTTCTGTAAGATATGCTCTTGAAGTTCCGCAAGGCTGGTTCAAGAAAAATGATATAAATGTCGGCGATATCGTAAGCTGGGAATAG
- the rpsM gene encoding 30S ribosomal protein S13, which produces MARIAGVDIPNKHVSIALTYIYGIGRSSAEKICEEAKIDPGKMANDLTQDELAKIREIIDANYKTEGRLRSEIGLNLKRLMDIGCYRGLRHKRGLPVRGQRTRTNARTRKGKKKTVANKKKA; this is translated from the coding sequence ATGGCTCGAATTGCGGGAGTTGATATCCCTAATAAACATGTAAGTATCGCATTAACTTATATCTATGGTATTGGTCGTTCATCAGCAGAAAAAATCTGTGAAGAAGCTAAGATTGATCCGGGTAAAATGGCAAACGATCTTACACAGGATGAATTAGCAAAAATTCGTGAAATCATTGACGCTAATTATAAGACGGAAGGACGTTTGCGTTCTGAAATCGGTCTTAACTTAAAGCGTTTAATGGATATTGGTTGCTATCGTGGTCTTCGCCATAAGAGAGGTCTTCCTGTACGCGGTCAGAGGACTCGTACAAATGCACGTACTCGCAAGGGTAAAAAGAAGACTGTTGCTAACAAGAAAAAGGCATAG
- the rpsD gene encoding 30S ribosomal protein S4: MGKSTQPLLKRCKSLGINPVVMGYTKESKRNQKEVRRKKSEYGLQLDEKQKVRFIYGVMEKQFHKYYVMATKRDGITGEMLLQILESRLDNVVYRLGFAKTRKQARQMVNHGHINVNGAKVDIPSCLVKVGDVITVKEGSGIKKLIIANNDVIVPGWLEADKDNFTGKVINLATKSDIDYAVKENLIVEYYSK; encoded by the coding sequence ATGGGAAAAAGCACACAACCACTCTTAAAAAGATGTAAATCTTTAGGTATCAATCCGGTTGTAATGGGTTATACAAAAGAATCTAAGAGAAATCAGAAAGAAGTAAGACGTAAGAAATCTGAATACGGTCTTCAGCTTGATGAAAAACAGAAAGTAAGATTTATTTATGGCGTTATGGAAAAACAGTTCCATAAATACTATGTTATGGCTACAAAACGTGATGGAATCACCGGAGAAATGCTTCTTCAGATTCTCGAATCGCGTCTTGATAACGTTGTATATCGTTTAGGTTTTGCTAAAACTAGAAAGCAGGCAAGACAGATGGTTAATCACGGACACATCAATGTAAATGGTGCGAAAGTAGACATTCCTTCCTGCCTTGTAAAAGTTGGAGACGTTATCACAGTTAAAGAAGGTTCAGGAATTAAAAAGCTCATTATTGCTAACAATGATGTTATTGTTCCTGGCTGGCTTGAAGCTGATAAAGATAATTTTACTGGAAAGGTTATCAACTTAGCTACAAAATCAGATATTGATTACGCAGTTAAAGAAAACCTCATAGTTGAATATTATTCTAAATAA
- the rpsH gene encoding 30S ribosomal protein S8, whose amino-acid sequence MSASDPVADMLTKVRNAAMVRHEKVDVPASKLKLEIVKILKTEGYIKNFKKVQEDGKNTLRIFLKYDDDNNPVIHGVKRISTPGRRVYSGYKDLPRVYNGYGTIIVSTSSGVTTGKKASEKMVGGELVCTIW is encoded by the coding sequence ATGAGTGCATCAGATCCAGTAGCAGATATGCTGACAAAGGTTCGTAATGCGGCTATGGTCCGCCACGAGAAGGTTGATGTTCCTGCATCGAAACTTAAACTTGAAATAGTTAAGATTTTGAAGACAGAGGGATATATCAAAAACTTTAAGAAAGTTCAGGAAGATGGAAAAAATACACTCCGTATTTTCTTAAAATATGATGATGATAATAATCCGGTAATTCACGGTGTTAAGAGAATTTCTACACCTGGTCGCCGAGTTTATTCTGGTTACAAAGATTTACCACGCGTTTATAACGGATATGGTACAATCATAGTTTCAACTTCTTCCGGAGTAACAACAGGAAAGAAGGCTTCTGAAAAAATGGTTGGTGGTGAATTGGTTTGCACAATTTGGTAA
- the rplF gene encoding 50S ribosomal protein L6 translates to MSKVGKLPVAIPAGVTVNVANGVIAVKGSKGELKQTFHDDVEIKIDGTHVVLSVKNDTKQANAYHGLYRSLIANMVKGVSEGFSKTLIITGVGYRAEVKGKELVMNLGYSSDYIAIIPDGLTVVATPDGKLTVTGTSKQLVGEFCSQIRKLRKPEPYKGKGIRYDNEVIRRKVGKTGVK, encoded by the coding sequence ATGTCTAAAGTAGGTAAACTTCCTGTTGCTATTCCAGCAGGTGTGACAGTAAACGTTGCCAACGGAGTGATAGCTGTTAAAGGTTCTAAAGGAGAACTTAAGCAGACATTTCATGATGACGTTGAAATTAAAATAGATGGAACACATGTTGTTCTTTCTGTAAAAAATGATACAAAGCAGGCAAATGCTTATCACGGACTTTACAGAAGTTTGATAGCCAACATGGTAAAGGGTGTTTCTGAAGGATTTTCAAAAACTCTCATCATCACAGGTGTCGGTTATCGTGCAGAAGTAAAAGGTAAAGAACTTGTTATGAACCTTGGTTACTCAAGCGATTACATAGCGATTATTCCTGACGGACTTACAGTTGTTGCAACTCCTGATGGAAAATTGACTGTGACAGGGACTAGCAAGCAGTTGGTCGGAGAATTCTGCTCTCAGATTCGTAAGTTACGAAAACCTGAACCTTACAAGGGAAAAGGTATTCGTTATGACAACGAAGTTATCAGACGTAAAGTCGGTAAAACTGGTGTTAAATAA
- the secY gene encoding preprotein translocase subunit SecY yields MASNPIVNMFKVKEIRDRLLFTFLILAVFRLGSVLTVPGIDANVLFEYFKDLAAQNKNAFASYMDFFVGGAFSNFSILMLGVMPYISMQIIMQLAVIIFPSLKRISQEDGGQRKIAQYTRTGTIVVCIIQAWSMSVYANSIPGCIVIDNRVLFRILFILTVTTGSMVTVWLGNQITARGIGNGISVMIFAGIVARLPNAIVELYQKVKAKEIQLVFVILVIIMFVAIIALVIYEESGQRKIPVHYAKRVVGRKMYGGQSTYIPFKVNPSNVIPLIFASSILTLPITLASTLAQGQNSAKWINSVSRVLTPNGIWYNILLVLLIIFFAYFYTQVTLNPTEIAKNIRENGGSIPGVRTDKTEEYLTKILNRLILPGSLFLALIAIVPTLIQLWFGFPQSISQLMGGTSLIIMIGVDLDTMSQVEALLKMHHHDGLTKKGKIRSRSL; encoded by the coding sequence ATGGCAAGCAACCCAATTGTAAATATGTTTAAAGTTAAAGAAATCAGAGATCGTTTGTTGTTTACATTCTTGATTTTGGCAGTGTTCCGCTTAGGTTCGGTTCTGACAGTTCCTGGAATTGATGCAAATGTTCTTTTTGAATACTTTAAAGATTTAGCTGCGCAGAATAAGAATGCGTTTGCAAGTTACATGGACTTCTTTGTTGGAGGAGCTTTTTCTAACTTCTCTATATTGATGCTTGGTGTAATGCCTTACATTTCTATGCAGATTATTATGCAGCTTGCTGTGATTATTTTCCCATCACTTAAACGCATATCACAAGAAGACGGTGGTCAGCGAAAGATTGCTCAGTACACGCGTACCGGAACAATAGTCGTTTGTATCATCCAAGCTTGGAGTATGTCTGTTTATGCTAATAGTATTCCAGGTTGTATAGTTATCGATAACAGAGTTTTATTTAGAATCCTCTTTATCTTGACTGTAACAACCGGTTCTATGGTAACTGTTTGGTTAGGTAATCAGATTACAGCTCGCGGTATTGGAAATGGTATTTCAGTGATGATCTTTGCAGGTATTGTTGCACGCTTGCCTAACGCAATTGTAGAATTATATCAGAAAGTAAAAGCAAAAGAGATTCAGCTTGTTTTCGTTATTCTTGTAATTATCATGTTTGTTGCAATTATTGCATTGGTAATCTATGAAGAGTCAGGTCAGAGAAAAATTCCTGTACACTACGCAAAACGTGTAGTAGGAAGAAAGATGTACGGTGGACAGAGCACTTATATTCCGTTCAAAGTAAATCCTTCAAACGTTATTCCTTTGATTTTTGCATCTTCTATTCTAACTTTACCGATAACACTTGCATCTACATTGGCACAGGGACAGAACTCTGCAAAATGGATTAATTCGGTTTCCAGAGTTTTGACACCAAATGGTATTTGGTACAATATCTTGTTAGTACTTCTTATTATTTTCTTTGCATACTTCTACACTCAGGTAACACTGAACCCTACAGAAATTGCAAAAAACATCCGCGAAAACGGCGGCTCCATTCCGGGTGTACGTACAGATAAGACAGAAGAATATCTGACAAAAATATTAAATAGACTTATATTACCGGGTTCATTGTTTTTGGCATTGATTGCGATTGTTCCAACGTTGATTCAACTTTGGTTTGGATTTCCGCAGTCAATAAGCCAGCTTATGGGAGGAACTTCATTGATCATCATGATTGGTGTCGACCTCGATACAATGAGTCAGGTTGAGGCGCTTCTTAAAATGCATCACCATGATGGGCTTACAAAGAAGGGCAAAATCAGATCTCGTAGTTTATAA
- a CDS encoding Crp/Fnr family transcriptional regulator translates to MLQLQIVRFPKSSYLVVEGKSDSDHFYIIQKGLVQCFKASGSGIAPVRYGPGDFVGVVPCMSGHLQIETAIAMTDVLAISVRRDQYPELIAQNTPVALKIIKTFANRMRVMNEMLTKATLNAAVNENYEHIFNVAQYYEKSHRDIAAYAYYQYLKTKPVGPNVEIAKQRFISLKPKTNAVYYEPAQDTVRSYPKDTMIFSESQSGADMFIIQKGEVKISKVVNGNEVTLALLKKGDMFGEMALIENKPRSASAIAYDDCTLMVINRSNFNQMVATQPQLIAKLTTTLADRLWSMYRQLDNANLKEPLAKMVDMLSLQFEKQKISLGSGKQSMQTELTPKDLANMCGIPSQNHPRAIYDFQQCSDYRIVDGKIFVKDIKELTKQAAFYRKQNNIK, encoded by the coding sequence TTGCTGCAGTTACAAATCGTACGGTTCCCAAAAAGCTCATATCTTGTTGTCGAAGGAAAATCTGACAGCGACCATTTTTATATTATTCAAAAAGGTCTAGTTCAGTGTTTTAAAGCTTCAGGTTCCGGCATTGCTCCTGTTAGATACGGCCCCGGCGATTTCGTTGGCGTTGTTCCGTGTATGTCAGGACATCTCCAAATTGAAACTGCAATTGCGATGACTGATGTTTTGGCAATCTCTGTACGACGCGATCAATATCCTGAGCTCATCGCGCAAAACACTCCTGTCGCACTTAAAATAATCAAAACTTTTGCTAACCGCATGCGTGTAATGAATGAAATGCTCACAAAAGCAACTCTCAATGCAGCAGTAAATGAAAATTATGAACACATATTCAATGTTGCACAATATTACGAAAAATCACACAGAGATATAGCGGCTTACGCATATTATCAATATTTAAAGACAAAGCCTGTAGGACCAAATGTAGAGATTGCAAAGCAGCGTTTTATCTCATTAAAACCTAAGACAAATGCAGTCTATTATGAACCGGCGCAAGACACTGTTCGTTCATATCCAAAAGATACGATGATTTTTTCAGAATCGCAAAGCGGCGCAGATATGTTTATAATCCAAAAAGGCGAAGTCAAAATCTCTAAAGTTGTAAATGGAAATGAAGTGACACTTGCGCTGCTAAAAAAAGGCGATATGTTTGGAGAGATGGCGCTTATAGAAAACAAACCTCGCTCGGCAAGTGCAATCGCTTATGATGACTGTACGCTGATGGTTATAAACCGCTCGAACTTCAATCAGATGGTAGCGACGCAACCTCAACTTATCGCAAAATTGACGACGACGCTTGCAGACAGGCTGTGGTCTATGTACCGCCAGCTTGACAATGCAAACCTCAAAGAACCGCTTGCAAAAATGGTAGATATGCTTTCTCTTCAGTTTGAAAAACAAAAAATTTCTTTAGGCTCGGGAAAACAGTCTATGCAGACCGAGCTCACTCCAAAAGATCTCGCAAACATGTGCGGAATTCCAAGCCAAAATCATCCGCGCGCAATATACGACTTTCAGCAGTGTTCTGATTATAGGATTGTCGACGGCAAGATTTTTGTAAAAGATATAAAAGAACTGACAAAACAAGCTGCATTCTATCGAAAACAAAATAATATAAAATAG
- a CDS encoding DNA-directed RNA polymerase subunit alpha, with protein sequence MARKNLLKGFKKPKGISFEPIDSANPNYQKFYAYPFETGFGTTVGNTLRRVLLSSIQGYAVTSIRITSYDDSGISHVISSEFEAIPNVAEDTLEIINTLKMIKLSLPEDVEQDTILYEFKGPGVVKSDDFAKGDQLKVETKDKTIFTMMEGAHLDIEIQVDLGRGYVPAETNEHYIEVVGTIPMDAIFTPVQKVKYSIEPCRVGQRNDYDKLVLEIWTDGTISPVDALGEAAKIAKDHFAIFVNFNDKDVIGSDEGEEGDESIQKLLSTPVEELELSVRSSNCLKNANIRTIGELTKKTEDDITKTRNFGKKSLQEIKEKLQEWNLTLGMTDYSHLKNAANLTKQKEESDES encoded by the coding sequence ATGGCTCGCAAAAACTTGCTTAAGGGTTTCAAAAAACCTAAAGGCATTTCATTTGAACCAATTGATAGTGCAAATCCGAATTATCAGAAGTTCTATGCTTACCCTTTTGAAACAGGATTTGGTACGACGGTTGGAAATACTTTAAGAAGAGTATTGTTGTCATCAATCCAAGGTTATGCTGTTACATCAATTCGTATCACTTCGTATGATGATAGTGGTATTTCACATGTAATCTCCAGCGAATTTGAGGCAATCCCAAATGTAGCTGAAGATACACTTGAAATTATCAATACTCTTAAGATGATAAAATTGAGTCTTCCGGAAGATGTAGAACAGGATACTATTTTGTATGAGTTCAAAGGTCCTGGAGTTGTAAAAAGCGATGATTTTGCAAAAGGAGATCAGCTTAAAGTCGAAACTAAAGATAAGACAATCTTTACAATGATGGAAGGTGCTCACCTTGATATCGAAATTCAGGTAGACCTTGGCAGAGGATACGTACCGGCAGAAACAAATGAACATTACATTGAAGTTGTTGGAACTATCCCGATGGATGCAATTTTTACACCTGTTCAAAAGGTAAAATATTCTATTGAACCATGCCGTGTCGGACAGAGAAATGATTATGATAAGCTCGTACTTGAGATTTGGACAGATGGCACAATCTCTCCTGTAGATGCTCTTGGAGAAGCTGCTAAAATCGCAAAAGATCATTTTGCTATTTTTGTAAACTTTAACGATAAAGACGTTATAGGAAGTGATGAAGGAGAAGAAGGTGATGAAAGTATTCAAAAACTCCTTAGCACTCCTGTAGAAGAATTGGAACTTTCTGTCCGTTCATCAAATTGTTTAAAGAATGCAAATATTCGTACTATCGGCGAATTAACAAAGAAAACTGAAGATGACATTACAAAGACCAGAAACTTTGGAAAGAAGAGTTTGCAGGAAATCAAGGAAAAACTCCAAGAATGGAATCTTACCCTTGGTATGACAGACTACAGTCATCTGAAGAATGCTGCCAACTTAACTAAGCAGAAGGAAGAATCAGATGAATCATAG
- the rplR gene encoding 50S ribosomal protein L18: MFKKMNDKNRKRLHRKVHIRKSIYGTADRPRMTITRSNKNISVQVIDDDEGKTLASISTIEKDFAALKPDTEGAAKLGEAFGSRLKDKKIAKVVFDRNGYLYHGVVKAFADGARKAGIEF; the protein is encoded by the coding sequence ATGTTTAAGAAAATGAACGACAAAAACAGAAAACGCTTGCACAGAAAGGTTCACATCCGTAAGTCAATTTACGGAACTGCTGATAGACCTCGTATGACTATCACTCGCAGCAACAAGAACATCTCTGTTCAGGTAATTGATGATGATGAAGGCAAGACTTTAGCTTCAATTTCTACTATAGAAAAAGATTTTGCTGCATTGAAGCCTGATACTGAAGGTGCTGCAAAACTTGGTGAAGCTTTTGGTTCTCGCCTTAAAGATAAAAAAATCGCTAAGGTTGTTTTTGACCGCAACGGTTATTTGTATCACGGTGTTGTAAAAGCGTTCGCTGATGGTGCCCGTAAAGCCGGTATTGAATTCTAG
- the rpsE gene encoding 30S ribosomal protein S5, translating to MEHQKNFDKENAPKEKEFVEKLVTLNRTCKTVKGGRRMSFAALTVVGDKKGRVGYGIGKANDVSEAIKKSIDRAKRNLVIVPIKNGTLPHDIIGTYKSSEVLLKPACSGTGIIAGGTVRAIMEAAGATDIQSKSLGSNSSVNVVRATFDAIAKLMDAKKIAANRGKTLDELWG from the coding sequence ATGGAACATCAGAAAAACTTTGATAAAGAAAACGCTCCAAAAGAAAAAGAGTTTGTTGAAAAACTTGTAACTCTTAACAGAACTTGTAAGACAGTAAAAGGAGGACGACGCATGTCGTTCGCAGCTCTTACAGTTGTTGGAGATAAAAAAGGTCGCGTTGGATATGGCATTGGCAAAGCTAATGACGTATCTGAAGCAATAAAAAAGAGTATTGATCGTGCTAAGAGAAACCTTGTTATTGTTCCAATAAAAAACGGAACTTTGCCACACGATATTATCGGAACATATAAGAGTTCTGAAGTATTGCTTAAACCTGCTTGTTCCGGAACAGGAATTATTGCAGGCGGTACAGTACGTGCAATTATGGAAGCTGCTGGTGCAACTGATATCCAGTCAAAATCTTTGGGATCAAATTCATCAGTGAACGTTGTTCGCGCAACTTTCGATGCTATCGCTAAACTCATGGATGCAAAGAAAATTGCCGCTAACAGAGGTAAAACTCTTGACGAGTTGTGGGGTTAA